The Cucumis melo cultivar AY chromosome 9, USDA_Cmelo_AY_1.0, whole genome shotgun sequence genome includes the window TGGGTGAGCAACAATTAGGCTGGTATTGTTCAAAATATTAGTTAAACTTGGAAAACAAGGATGACAAGTTTGCACTTGAATTGTAATGTGAAGGTATTCAACTTTAACCATGAAAAATACACAAAAAAAGAACtctaaacaaacaaacaaacaaacagacAGACACTCTCATTCCCAAATACAATCTTCATCCATTCGCAATTGACACATACATATATCAATAGTAGATATAATCCTTTCCTTTCCATCTCTAACAAACTCCAttcgtcttcttcttttccATCACAAACTTCCTCCAAGCAGTTGTGATCTCCCTCTGTGTCTCAAGAGCACTCTTCTTCGCCACCACAACATTGTTCTTCTGCGTCTCTTCTCCAGCCACCGTTGTCTTCATATCAGCCTTCGATGGGAGGCTATCGAGTTCGTGCAATGTTTTCTCAATATCATTCACAAGACGCTCAGCAAGCGTGCGAGAAAAATCTTCTCGGATCACGACTCTAAGGACAGTTATGTGTTGTGCATCCGGAGGCATGGTGTAAGCTGGTACAATCCACCCGAATCTCCTCAGCATTTCTGATACCTCAAACTCCGTATGGCGTGTGTTGTCTTTCAAGGAGAAGGCCACAAGTGGAACTCCATTGTCCTTCGACACGATGTTGAACCGCCCTGTTCTCTCGAGTCCTTCCTTTAGGACAATCATGTTTTCTCTGCAGTTTTCCATCACGTTTTGGTATCCCTGGTGAACAAAAATGGTTTTACTATGTTAGATTAAATGGTGATTCTGTTTCTCTTGATGAAGTTCTGCTTTCAAATCACCACATTGGTTGTAGGATCCTATTTTGGTCTATAAATGTTTAAGACTATTCCGTCAAGTTTTCAAGTATGTATGGTTCTGGTACATGTTTGGGTTACAAACGGTGAGTGAGAGTGAGGCTCGAGTGTGTGAAGAATTTTGTGGgattttcttaataatttgAAATGCTAGGTTATCTTGTTACTTTTCTTAtgatattatatattttgaatgtttttcaattttctGTGTATAAGAGTATTCGGCGGTGTTCTATTTGTCTCATCAAACGGACATGAAACTAATATACATGTAGTAGGTCATAACTGTCATGTTACCGGATGTCCTTCATATGCTAAGGATGACCAACGTAAAGTTCAGGAGCTAAAAcgtattatttaaaaaaacacaAAGCATTAATACGAATTCAATagttaaacaaataaataaaaagattgTTTACAGGAGAATCTCACCTCATAACCCAAACGGATCAATTGGTAATACTGAGCAATGACTTGACTAGATCCTACAGTTAAAAACACAACTTCAGCTTCAAAATCATCAAGCAAAACAAAAATTAGGCTCTAATGAGCATAGATTAAGGTATATATTATATACCTTTGGAGAAATTGAGGGTGAAAGTGGGTTGGTCAGCTCCAAGATAGTTGATATGAAAGATAAGTTCTTCAGGCAAATCTTCTTTGTTCCTCCAGATAACCCAACCAATTCCAGCATACACAAGCCCATACTTATGGCCACTCACATTAATACTCTTTACAAGTGGCAACCTAAAGTCCCATTCTAGCTCAGGGTAAATGAATGGAGCAATAAACCCTCCACTCGCAGCATCAACATGAATAGGAGTATCCCATCTGTTTAAAATTTATGCTCAATTTCAGATTTGATTTCATTTGAACATCccatttaaaaagaaaaagagcagAGATGGAGAGAAGAAATTGTACCCAGTTTCTTTGTTCTTCTCGACTAAGAGATCGTTTAAGAGTTTTACATCTTCGAATTCTCCATTGAGAGTGGAACCCAAGATGGCTGCAACACAGATTGTGTTCTCATCAACCATCTCTACAGCTTTCTCTGGATCCATCACATAGTAACCTTCCCTCAATTTCACCTCCTTGAGTTCTACTTCGAAGTATCTTGCAAATTTCTCCCAGCATACcttcatatttaatttttttgtttaggaCAGCAATATGTTAGCAAATCATTGCTGATTATGCATAAAACAAAGGGTTAACTGTTGGCATATAGGCTTCAGATGTTTAGAAATATCCTCTCTAAGATGGGTTTTAAGTCCCTGATCAAAATTTAGAGCTTGTTTGCTAATATTTCAATagcttatttctttgttttaaaataaaatcta containing:
- the LOC103501361 gene encoding glutamate decarboxylase 1, whose protein sequence is MVLSKTASQTDVSVHSTFASRYVRTSLPRFKMPENSIPKEAAFQIINDELMLDGNPRLNLASFVTTWMEPECDKLIMSAINKNYVDMDEYPVTTELQNRCVNMIAHLFNAPLGDSETAVGVGTVGSSEAIMLAGLAFKRKWQNRRKAEGKPYDKPNIVTGANVQVCWEKFARYFEVELKEVKLREGYYVMDPEKAVEMVDENTICVAAILGSTLNGEFEDVKLLNDLLVEKNKETGWDTPIHVDAASGGFIAPFIYPELEWDFRLPLVKSINVSGHKYGLVYAGIGWVIWRNKEDLPEELIFHINYLGADQPTFTLNFSKGSSQVIAQYYQLIRLGYEGYQNVMENCRENMIVLKEGLERTGRFNIVSKDNGVPLVAFSLKDNTRHTEFEVSEMLRRFGWIVPAYTMPPDAQHITVLRVVIREDFSRTLAERLVNDIEKTLHELDSLPSKADMKTTVAGEETQKNNVVVAKKSALETQREITTAWRKFVMEKKKTNGVC